One Salmo salar chromosome ssa01, Ssal_v3.1, whole genome shotgun sequence DNA window includes the following coding sequences:
- the LOC106564675 gene encoding calcium-binding protein 1 isoform X2: MHMQTHTQTHAHTPHRHTNTDTFRDAPHSERDFTMGNSVKSHFSKKDQKKNYRAVQSCEEGTGGAYLEPLVAMAQNGGNMHNILGPACIFLRKGFAESRQAKKDRELRPEEMDELREAFKEFDKDHDGFIGCKDLGNCMRTMGYMPTEMELIELSQQINMNLGGHVDFEDFVELMGPKLLAETADMIGVKELRDAFKEFDTNGDGKISTSELREAMKKLLGQQVGHRDLEDILRDIDLNGDGHVDFEEFVRMMSR; this comes from the exons atgcacatgcaaacacacacgcaaacgcatgcacacacaccacacaggcaTACTAACACAGACACGTTTAGAGACGCACCACACAGCGAGAGGGACTTCACCATGGGGAACTCTGTCAAATCTCACTTCTCCAAGAAG GACCAGAAGAAGAACTACAGAGCAGTGCAGTCCTGTGAGGAGGGGACTGGGGGGGCCTATCTTGAGCCACTAGTGGCTATGGCTCAGAACGGAGGCAACATGCACAACATACTGGGGCCTGCCTGCATCTTTCTACGCAAGGGCTTCGCTGAGAGCCGGCAGGCT AAGAAG GATAGAGAGCTGAGGCCGGAGGAAATGGATG AGTTGCGTGAGGCTTTTAAAGAGTTTGACAAAGACCATGATGGCTTCATCGGCTGTAAAGACCTGGGCAACTGCATGAGGACCATGGGCTACATGCCTACTGAGATGGAGCTGATTGAACTGAGCCAGCAGATCAATATGAACT TGGGAGGACATGTTGACTTTGAGGACTTTGTGGAGCTGATGGGGCCAAAACTTCTGGCTGAAACAGCAGATATGATCGGGGTCAAGGAGCTGAGGGACGCTTTTAAAGAG TTTGACACCAACGGTGATGGCAAGATCAGCACATCAGAACTCAGAGAAGCAATGAAAAAACTTCTTGGTCAACAG GTTGGTCACAGGGACCTAGAAGACATCCTGCGGGACATTGACCTGAATGGAGATGGTCACGTAGACTTTGAAG AGTTTGTACGTATGATGTCTCGCTGA